ACCGTTGTTGAATAAGTTTGACAAAGAATAGTGGTAGTTTACTGGGGCATCAATTACTTCATAACCGATGTGAGTACCAAACTGACCCGCCGTCAATGTGAATTTATCTGTTGCTTTCCAGTTGAAATACGCTTGTTTGATAATAAGTGAAGAAGAACCATCTGTTCCGAGTGGCCCGATATTGTTACCATAGTTACCCAAATCAGCGTTAGGACCAAAAGCTAAATCCAAAACCACATCCGATTTTTGAGTTGAGTATCCAATTTTAGTTTGTACCAAACCTAATGAAAAACCTGTTTTTTGGTCGAATGCTCTAGCTGTTCCTGAAGCACCACCGTTTTTCATATCTCTTGGATTATTGAAGTTTGTTAAATAGTAAGAATCAATGTAGCCAGAAAATGTAAACTTACTTTTTTCTTCTTCTTTATCTTGTGAAAAAGCCGGAACTGCCAAAAACAAAGAAAATAATGCGGTTAATGTTTTTTTCATAATATTATTTGGTTAATTGATTAATAATTAATGCTTGATTACAATGCAAATATTATAGGTAAAAATCATTAATCCAAATTTTTTAGATAATTTTTAAACCTATTTTGTGACTTTTTTCAAAAAATAATCCAAATTACCTCTTCATATAGACCAAAATATTCCAATTTCACATAAAAATAGCATATATAGGTTCAATTTATAACTTATTCTGTTTTTTCAACAATTAACCAAATATTCTTTGTTTACGATTTCAAGATTTTTTTGCACAAAACCAATAAAAAAGCCCCGATTTCTTCCGAAATCGGGGCTTTGTACGTTTTCTAACAATTGTATTATACCTTGTTCTATTCAGCGTGCAACCATGCTTTCTTAGCCAAAAGAGTTTCTTCGTCTTCTACGTTGTCAGGGTCAGGAACACAACAATCTACTGGACAAACTGCCGCACACTGTGGTTCTTCATGAAATCCCATACACTCGGTACACTTATCTGATACTATATAATAAAATTCGTCAGAAACTGGAGTCATTGGATCTTTCCCACCAATTACGGTACCGTCTTCCAATTCAACGTCTACCAACTTAGTACCACCCGACCAAGTCCACTCAACACCACCTTCATAGATTGCAGTATTTGGACATTCTGGTTCGCAAGCTCCACAGTTGATACACTCCTCGGTTATGATAATTGCCATAGCTTTAAAAAATTTAATAAAAACGTTATCGGTTAATTGCTATCGGTTAATCATGAATAATTATCGCTATAAATTCAAAATTTACTGATAATGATTTTGATACCTAAATAACTAGCACACAAATTTAATAACTAAACACTGAATAGGCTACATAGTTTGAAGACTATTGTAAAAATTTTATTTGACCAGATTTGATTACCTTTGTGAAAATATTTTTAATTATGACTTTAGAATCACGAATTAAGGCTTTTTTAGCACTCGGTCGCTTTTTAAAAGACGAAAAAAACAAAGCAGAAATTGAACTTTGGGCAGATTCGGCCGTTCATCAAAACAACTGGTTTACGCCTCAAAACACCTTGAACTCGCTTCAAGCAATTGCTGATTTGTACCTCGAAGAGGAGGCTCTCCGCCAGTGGGTTGAACTATACGATATTCCCGAAAGGCCACAGACGGTTTTCCGTATTGGTGTTATTATGGCTGGTAATATTCCTGCGGTGGGTTTTCATGATTTATTAACTATTATTATATCGGGGCATGCTTGTGCTGCTAAACTTAGCTCGCAAGATTCAGTAATTATGAAGGCTATTATCCTAAAATTACTCGAAATAGAGCCTGATTTGGATATTACCTTGGCAGAACAGCTCAAAGATGTAGATGCCTTGATTGCTACTGGTTCTGATAATTCGTCTCGTTATTTTGAATACTATTTTAGAAATAAACCGCATATTATCCGCAAAAATCGCTCTTCGGTGGCGGTATTGAATGGCCAAGAAACAGCCGAAGATTTCCTTGGCTTGGGCTACGACATTACGTCGTATTATGGCTTGGGCTGTCGTAATATTTCTAAATTATATGTTCCTGTAGGCTACGATTTCTCTGATTTTTATGATACTATCGAGCCGCTTGGCGATATTTTTTACCACAACAAATACAAAAATAATTACGACTACAATAAGTCTATTTATTTAGTCAATGGTGTTTTGCATTACGACAATGGCTTTTTGGTACTTACCGAAAGCGAAAATTTGGTATCACCTATTTCGGTCGTGTTTTTTGAAAGATACCACTCGGTAGAAGAATTACAGGAAAAATTGGTAGTTCATGCCGACAAGATTCAATGTATTGTAGCTAAAGATGCTTGGCTAGAGGGTAGTTTGCCTTTCGGACAATCGCAAAAGCCTAAGATTTGGGACTATGCCGATGGTGTTGATACAATGCGTTTTTTGCTTGAATTGTCATAAAATCAAACATGAGTCGTCCCGAATTTTGGGCTAATTTAAAATCAAAACCTCATGTTTGTATTTATTGGGATTTACGAGGTAGATCATTAACCAAAGAAGGCGGTCGAAAAACTAATTTCGACCGCCTTCTTTGGTTAATGATTATCATTTATCCCCAAATTTATTACTCTTCGGTTATTCGTGAAAAAACCACACTTTTCCCAAAAATAGGTTTACCTATATACCCTCTTACATCAAGTGTATGGTTATTTTTTAGGGTTAGTCTACAAGCATACGATTTGCCACTTTCGGGGTCATAAACT
The DNA window shown above is from Flectobacillus major DSM 103 and carries:
- a CDS encoding 4Fe-4S dicluster domain-containing protein, producing the protein MAIIITEECINCGACEPECPNTAIYEGGVEWTWSGGTKLVDVELEDGTVIGGKDPMTPVSDEFYYIVSDKCTECMGFHEEPQCAAVCPVDCCVPDPDNVEDEETLLAKKAWLHAE
- a CDS encoding acyl-CoA reductase, whose amino-acid sequence is MTLESRIKAFLALGRFLKDEKNKAEIELWADSAVHQNNWFTPQNTLNSLQAIADLYLEEEALRQWVELYDIPERPQTVFRIGVIMAGNIPAVGFHDLLTIIISGHACAAKLSSQDSVIMKAIILKLLEIEPDLDITLAEQLKDVDALIATGSDNSSRYFEYYFRNKPHIIRKNRSSVAVLNGQETAEDFLGLGYDITSYYGLGCRNISKLYVPVGYDFSDFYDTIEPLGDIFYHNKYKNNYDYNKSIYLVNGVLHYDNGFLVLTESENLVSPISVVFFERYHSVEELQEKLVVHADKIQCIVAKDAWLEGSLPFGQSQKPKIWDYADGVDTMRFLLELS